TCTAAACTTGAATTTCCTTTTTATTTATTAAAAATTACTAAATTTACTAGAGTAATGACAGAGATTGAATACTTGGATTTCGAAAAACCTATTGAAGATTTAATGGTAAATCTTCAACAAGCGGAACAATTGGGTAGAGAAGGTATAGAGGTAAATCAAACTATTTCCGATTTAAAAAAGAAATTAGAAGCCAAAAAGAAAGAAATATATTCTAACCTATCAGCTTGGCAAAGAGTACAACTTTCACGTCATCCTCAACGCCCTTATACCTTAGAATATATCGATGAGATCACAGACGAGTTTATCGAACTTCATGGTGATAGAACCGTGAAAGATGATAAAGCAATGATTGGTGGTTGGGCAAAAATCGACGGCAAAGTGTTTATGCTTATTGGTCAGCAAAAAGGGAAAAACACCAAAATGCGTCAGTATAGAAATTTCGGAATGGCCAATCCTGAAGGATATAGAAAAGCTCTTCGTCTGATGAAGATGGCTGAAAAGTTTAACCGCCCAATCGTTACTTTTATTGATACCCCAGGTGCATATCCTGGCTTGGAGGCTGAAGAAAGAGGACAAGGTGAAGCGATAGCAAGAAACCTCATAGAAATGGTACAGCTCAAAGTACCAGTAATATGCATTGTTATAGGAGAAGGCGCTTCGGGAGGAGCATTAGGAATAGGCATTGGCGATAGAGTATTGATGTTGGAAAATACTTGGTACTCGGTAATTTCTCCAGAGTCCTGCTCTTCTATTCT
The window above is part of the Flavobacteriales bacterium genome. Proteins encoded here:
- a CDS encoding acetyl-CoA carboxylase carboxyltransferase subunit alpha, encoding MEYLDFEKPIEDLMVNLQQAEQLGREGIEVNQTISDLKKKLEAKKKEIYSNLSAWQRVQLSRHPQRPYTLEYIDEITDEFIELHGDRTVKDDKAMIGGWAKIDGKVFMLIGQQKGKNTKMRQYRNFGMANPEGYRKALRLMKMAEKFNRPIVTFIDTPGAYPGLEAEERGQGEAIARNLIEMVQLKVPVICIVIGEGASGGALGIGIGDRVLMLENTWYSVISPESCSSILWRSWDHKEKAANALKLTSHDMLKNGLIDGIIDEPTGGAHRDVNFMYDNIKKNILKITKELEAKSTENRIQERIEKFGSMGAFKE